In a single window of the Scophthalmus maximus strain ysfricsl-2021 chromosome 18, ASM2237912v1, whole genome shotgun sequence genome:
- the vta1 gene encoding vacuolar protein sorting-associated protein VTA1 homolog isoform X2 — translation MAALPAQLRSIQHHLRTAQEHERRDPVVAYYCRLYAMQTGMKLDSKTPECRKFLIKLMDQLELMKKDLGDNDSISQEVVGNAHIENYALKMFLYADNEDRAGRFHKNMIKSFYTASLLLDVVSVFGELSEENIQHRKYARWKATYIHNCLKNGETPQAGPIAMEGEEDGEADEFGAAGFSGHGGSFRAGAPSESYEDQDKSLYPGPAPGIGFTPSPGSGPSGPPSTNYNNIHIPPGAHAPANTPAELPPPAEGVKPVPLPRSGPTVDPSLLNAQQQGGVHLTAEDFTKAQKLCKYAGSALQYEDVGTAIQNLQKALTLLTTGKE, via the exons GTCGGCTCTACGCGATGCAGACGGGCATGAAGCTGGACAGCAAAACACCCGAGTGCCGAAAGTTCCTGATCAAACTCATGGACCAGCTGGAGTTG atgaAGAAGGATCTCGGTGACAATGACTCCATCAGTCAGGAGGTCGTCGGCAACGCCCACATCGAAAACTACGCCTTAAAAATGTTCCTCTACGCCGACAACGAGGATCGAGCGGGACGATTCCACAA GAACATGATCAAGTCTTTCTACACTGCCAGTCTGCTGCTGGATGTCGTGTCCGTGTTCGGAGAGTTGTCAGAGGAG AACATCCAGCACAGGAAGTATGCCCGCTGGAAGGCCACCTACATCCACAACTGCCTGAAGAACGGGGAGACGCCTCAGGCCGGGCCCATCGCTatggaaggggaggaggacggggaagCAG ATGAGTTTGGAGCCGCAGGTTTCTCAGGCCACGGTGGATCCTTCAGGGCGGGTGCTCCGTCCGAGTCCTACGAGGACCAGGACAAGAGTTTGTATCCGGGTCCGGCCCCTGGGATCGGATTTACTCCCAGTCCGGGATCGGGGCCCTCGGGTCCGCCCTCCACCAACTACAACAACATCCACATCCCGCCAGGGGCCCACGCACCGGCCAACACGCCGGCCGAGCTGCCGCCGCCTGCAG AAGGAGTGAAACCGGTGCCTTTGCCTCGGTCGGGCCCGACTGTCGACCCCTCACTGCTCAACGCCCAGCAGCagg GCGGCGTTCACCTCACGGCGGAGGACTTCACCAAGGCCCAGAAGCTCTGCAAGTACGCGGGCAGCGCGCTGCAGTATGAGGACGTGGGCACGGCGATCCAGAACCTCCAGAAAGCCCTGACGCTCCTGACGACCGGCAAAGAATGA
- the vta1 gene encoding vacuolar protein sorting-associated protein VTA1 homolog isoform X1 — MAALPAQLRSIQHHLRTAQEHERRDPVVAYYCRLYAMQTGMKLDSKTPECRKFLIKLMDQLELMKKDLGDNDSISQEVVGNAHIENYALKMFLYADNEDRAGRFHKNMIKSFYTASLLLDVVSVFGELSEENIQHRKYARWKATYIHNCLKNGETPQAGPIAMEGEEDGEADEFGAAGFSGHGGSFRAGAPSESYEDQDKSLYPGPAPGIGFTPSPGSGPSGPPSTNYNNIHIPPGAHAPANTPAELPPPAAEGVKPVPLPRSGPTVDPSLLNAQQQGGVHLTAEDFTKAQKLCKYAGSALQYEDVGTAIQNLQKALTLLTTGKE; from the exons GTCGGCTCTACGCGATGCAGACGGGCATGAAGCTGGACAGCAAAACACCCGAGTGCCGAAAGTTCCTGATCAAACTCATGGACCAGCTGGAGTTG atgaAGAAGGATCTCGGTGACAATGACTCCATCAGTCAGGAGGTCGTCGGCAACGCCCACATCGAAAACTACGCCTTAAAAATGTTCCTCTACGCCGACAACGAGGATCGAGCGGGACGATTCCACAA GAACATGATCAAGTCTTTCTACACTGCCAGTCTGCTGCTGGATGTCGTGTCCGTGTTCGGAGAGTTGTCAGAGGAG AACATCCAGCACAGGAAGTATGCCCGCTGGAAGGCCACCTACATCCACAACTGCCTGAAGAACGGGGAGACGCCTCAGGCCGGGCCCATCGCTatggaaggggaggaggacggggaagCAG ATGAGTTTGGAGCCGCAGGTTTCTCAGGCCACGGTGGATCCTTCAGGGCGGGTGCTCCGTCCGAGTCCTACGAGGACCAGGACAAGAGTTTGTATCCGGGTCCGGCCCCTGGGATCGGATTTACTCCCAGTCCGGGATCGGGGCCCTCGGGTCCGCCCTCCACCAACTACAACAACATCCACATCCCGCCAGGGGCCCACGCACCGGCCAACACGCCGGCCGAGCTGCCGCCGCCTGCAG CAGAAGGAGTGAAACCGGTGCCTTTGCCTCGGTCGGGCCCGACTGTCGACCCCTCACTGCTCAACGCCCAGCAGCagg GCGGCGTTCACCTCACGGCGGAGGACTTCACCAAGGCCCAGAAGCTCTGCAAGTACGCGGGCAGCGCGCTGCAGTATGAGGACGTGGGCACGGCGATCCAGAACCTCCAGAAAGCCCTGACGCTCCTGACGACCGGCAAAGAATGA
- the vta1 gene encoding vacuolar protein sorting-associated protein VTA1 homolog isoform X4, whose translation MQTGMKLDSKTPECRKFLIKLMDQLELMKKDLGDNDSISQEVVGNAHIENYALKMFLYADNEDRAGRFHKNMIKSFYTASLLLDVVSVFGELSEENIQHRKYARWKATYIHNCLKNGETPQAGPIAMEGEEDGEADEFGAAGFSGHGGSFRAGAPSESYEDQDKSLYPGPAPGIGFTPSPGSGPSGPPSTNYNNIHIPPGAHAPANTPAELPPPAAEGVKPVPLPRSGPTVDPSLLNAQQQGGVHLTAEDFTKAQKLCKYAGSALQYEDVGTAIQNLQKALTLLTTGKE comes from the exons ATGCAGACGGGCATGAAGCTGGACAGCAAAACACCCGAGTGCCGAAAGTTCCTGATCAAACTCATGGACCAGCTGGAGTTG atgaAGAAGGATCTCGGTGACAATGACTCCATCAGTCAGGAGGTCGTCGGCAACGCCCACATCGAAAACTACGCCTTAAAAATGTTCCTCTACGCCGACAACGAGGATCGAGCGGGACGATTCCACAA GAACATGATCAAGTCTTTCTACACTGCCAGTCTGCTGCTGGATGTCGTGTCCGTGTTCGGAGAGTTGTCAGAGGAG AACATCCAGCACAGGAAGTATGCCCGCTGGAAGGCCACCTACATCCACAACTGCCTGAAGAACGGGGAGACGCCTCAGGCCGGGCCCATCGCTatggaaggggaggaggacggggaagCAG ATGAGTTTGGAGCCGCAGGTTTCTCAGGCCACGGTGGATCCTTCAGGGCGGGTGCTCCGTCCGAGTCCTACGAGGACCAGGACAAGAGTTTGTATCCGGGTCCGGCCCCTGGGATCGGATTTACTCCCAGTCCGGGATCGGGGCCCTCGGGTCCGCCCTCCACCAACTACAACAACATCCACATCCCGCCAGGGGCCCACGCACCGGCCAACACGCCGGCCGAGCTGCCGCCGCCTGCAG CAGAAGGAGTGAAACCGGTGCCTTTGCCTCGGTCGGGCCCGACTGTCGACCCCTCACTGCTCAACGCCCAGCAGCagg GCGGCGTTCACCTCACGGCGGAGGACTTCACCAAGGCCCAGAAGCTCTGCAAGTACGCGGGCAGCGCGCTGCAGTATGAGGACGTGGGCACGGCGATCCAGAACCTCCAGAAAGCCCTGACGCTCCTGACGACCGGCAAAGAATGA